A window of Limosilactobacillus sp. WILCCON 0051 genomic DNA:
GTGGGAATCTGGTACGTAATCATGATCTACGCCTACACGCTGCTGCAGAAATTATTGGAAAAACGCTTGGCACGTCGCTTTGGAGAGGAGACAGCTTAACTTGAGTACCAACCAGTATTTACCAATTGCCATAAAAACTGCCAATTGGCTTGATGAACATATCATCAAAACCGACCACGGTATCACCTGGGATATCAGCCAGTCGTTTCAGGGACCTTGGCGCTATTATGATGAAGCCTCCATGTATGCTGGGGCCAGTGGGATCGTGAAGTTTTACCTGGAGCTGGCCCAGATCAGCGGCAATCAGCGCTATCTAGACACAGCTGTCGCGGCTGGTCATGAACTAGCCGCACGAATTTTAAAACGCAATCCGCATCTGGACAAAGCCTTTAGCCGCTATGCCTTTACCACCGGACTCAGCGGTGTGGCGCAAGCATTGGACTGGATCAATCAAGAACATCATGAGGCCGTTTTTGACCACGCCATCATCAAAATCTTAAACGGTATCGTCAATGATCAAAAGCAGGATGGATCATGGAGCGGCCAGATTGGCATCGTGGCTGACGGTGGCACGGCGCTTTTGTTGGGACGGCTGGGTTCAAGGTATCTGATCGATGGTTTGCAGGATGCTTTGATCAAATTTGGCGACTATGTTCTAGCCCACAAGCGAATTGACGAGCACGGACAGTCATTTTATGTCGGCTTGGATCTTAAATTCGTGGGCGGTCCCATCGGCAAGTTCAATACCGGTTTTCCACTGGGACCAGCCGGCGTGGCGTTTACGCTGCTTAAATTAGCTGAGCTGACAGGAGAAAATCGTTTTATCGATGGCACCAAGGGTATTCGCGAATTTTATGAATACTATAATGATGGTAAGGGACTGCTTTTACCGCACTATCATCCCGATACTGAGCATATCTGCTACGTCGGCTACTGCGGTGGACCCGTGGGCACGGCGCGCTACTTTTATGAACTGGCCAAACAGACCGACGATGCTCATGCCGTGGCTGATTTTGAGGCAGCCATCGCGGGACTTGATCGCGTACAGGCACCCAAAAAACGTTCAGCCGGCTATTGGGAAACCGACAACTACTGCTGTGGCACGGCCGGAATTCTGCAGCTGTTTACCGGCGCCTATCTGGTAACGAATAATCAAGACTATCTTAAACGTGCTCAGCAGACTGCCACGATTTTAGTTGAACGGGCAACTCAAAATGACCGGTTTGCCTATTGGAAGCAGGCTTTTGAACGCAAGAACCCGCAAAACGTTACCGCGGCCTTGGGCTTTTATGATGGTGCGGCCGGTATTGCATCATATCTGCTGCAGCTGGGCGAGGTGGAAAATGGTCAGCTGTCGACGCACCGTTTCATTGATGACCCCTACCCTGCCGTTTGGCAACAAAATCGGTAAAACAACCGGCTCAAACAGGCGTTGAACCATGCTGGGCCGGTTTTGAATTAACCTTTAATTTTATAGATTGGAATGATTTGATGTTTAAACGTACGATCCGGCTCAGTCCCGGTATTTATGTCAATGAACCCGGCGCACTGAAAAAGCTGCCTGAACTGATCAAGGCCTTCATGCTGGAAAAGCTAGTCATCTTAACTGATCAAACCGTTTTAAAAGTCATCCCCCAGTACCTGCCGGCTGATTTTCTGACCCGGTACCCAGTCGAAATCTTTAACGGCAGCTGCGAGTTTGCCGAAATCGATCGCCTTACCAAACAGCTGAAAGCCTACGACGGGATCATCGCTTTTGGAGGCGGTCAGCTGATGGACACGGCAAAAGTCGTCAGTGACCGCCTCAACAATGTCTTGATCAACGTCCAGACCGTTCCTTCTAATTGTGCGGCCTTCACCACTAAAAGCATCGTCTATTCGCCAACTCACGAGATGATTGCCAGCGTGCGCGAAAAAAAGCCCGTTGATGCCGTTATCCTGGAACCTGAGCTGTTGAAAAACGCGCCGCTTGAATATCTGCGTTCAGGCATCGGCGACACGCTGGCCAAATACTATGAGATTCGCCGGCGCCTGACTGACGATCAAATGCATTCGCTATCGCTGTCCTTAGCGCGGGATCTGATTGAGCGGTGCCGTCAGGAAATGCTGAAAGTGGATGATCCACGGTCGCTTAACGGTCTTGACCTGCAGAACTTTATCGATACCATCTTTTTAGCGGCGTCATTGGTTGATGGCTTGGCTGACCTGGATGGACGCAGCGTGGCAGCTCATACCTTCTATAATGCCTATGTCAAGGTCATTGGCCCGCAACGCTTTACGCATGGCGAAATCGTTGCTTTAGGCAATCTGTTTCAAGTAACGCTGGAAGACGATCCCGCGTTGATCAAAGAAATCCGCGCCTACTATCCCAAGGTTGGCCTGCCGCTTTCTTTGGCCGCACTTGGCATTACCCAGGCTGAGCAGCTGGACTCATTGGCTGAATACATGGCCAAGCCGGATAATATCAGAATGCAGTCGATTTTTCCCGGCATAACCGCGACCACGATTCGCAAGACGCTAGCCAAACTTATCTAAATAATAACCCCCAATCAATTCGCAACAAACCAGCGGATCGGTTGGGGGTATTTTTAGACTGGATTTATGCCTTCATAACTAAAACAGCTGCAGCATCAGCGCCACGATCATTTCTTTAATCAGCTGGCCGCCTAACGAAATCGCGGCAAAAACGATCAGACCATTGATGACCAAAACGATCAGCGCGCCATACATGCGATCAAGCTTCTGACTGCCAGCCTCAAGCATCGTATCAGCCAATGCCAGGGCAAACATTCCCAAAGCAGTCAGCAGAATCACGCCAATCAGAGTCATCATGCCAAGCGAGCTGGTTAATGATGCCAGCAATAAGCTGACCAGCAGCAAAATAACGTTGAAGTTGCTGGACCACGTCAAATGATTGATCATGTCAACGTAATCGCCGCCTTCAATACCACTGACATAGCGTTTAAAGACGTACGCCACGGCACTCATCAGCAGCATGGCAACCACGATCAGCAGCCACAGCAAGAAAAAGCTCCCCGTCGTCATGGCCTTGATATGAAAAACGATTGCCGAGCCTGACGCAAGCTGAGCAAGCTTAGCCGATAGATGATCAACCATCCAGCCAATCGTCACGACCGCAAGCAAGGCCTCGATAATCTGCATCGTCAGGCCAGTCCAACGCCAGCTTGGCTGCTGATAATCACTGGGATGTCTTAGCGACTCAATCAGCCAGGCCCAGGCCCGTTTAAATCCCTGCTTGGTATGCTCGAGATCCAGCGTCAGTTCAAATGAATCCCCGGTCGTACTTGATTCGGATTGCTTTCTGGCTTCCGCACGACTCTTGAATGACGCGGACTCTTGATTGGCCTTAGCTTCACCAGCCGCGCTGACTGCTGCTTTTGGATCCGGTTTGGCCGGCTGGCTGGCTGCTTTTGGATTGTTGACTAAAGGATGCGGCTGTTCTGTAACGTTTTGAACGTCTGAGACTTCTTCACGACTTGGTGCCATCGCGTTTTGGTACGATGGTTCAGCAGCTTTTTGTGCATGGACAGGATCCGTTGATGTTTGCGACTCATGCTGCCCTGCTGTTGCTTGAGGCCGTTCAGCCGCAGCCGATATCGCCCGTGGCTCGCTGATTGGTTCAGTTGCTGGCGACTCACTGTTTTCGCTGGCTATCGAAGCTGGCTGAATTTCTTGATCAGCCGTTTTCTGATTGGCGACCGTTTCAAAATGCCAGCCGCAACGCGTACAGTATTGGGCATTTTCTAAAACTTCACTACCACAGTTTGGACAGACTTTCATCTTACTTCCTCCGTCAAACCATTAATTGATTTAATTATGCAAAGTAAAAGCACCCCGCGGCAATGGCGGAGTGCTGTTTTGATTAAGCGCTGATTAGCCTTCAAAGACGTCCGTCAATGGAGGTACCACTTGCTTCTTACGTGAAACCACGCCTGGCAGGTTCATACGGTGGTTGTCGCCCAGCTTCTTACCGAATGCCTGTTCAACCTTTTCCGTGTTGCCGCCAACAACCAGCAGATCAGAATCGCTGTTCAAAATGTTGGTAGCAATCAAGATGAACGTGTCGTAGCCGTTTTCATCGTTCAGCTGTTGCATCGTCTTTTCCAGGTCGGCTTGACGAGAGAAGACATCATCTAGATCAACCGTGTTTACTTGACCGATCCGCAGCTTAGCGTCGCCCAGTTCAAACGTCTTGGCATCGCCATCAACGATATCAGCGTCAGACTTGGCAGCCAGATTGGTACCAGCCTTCAGCATTTCAATTCCGTAAGCTTCGTAGTCTTCAACACCGGCAACCTTTGCCAGGTACTTCAAAGCTTCGCCGTCGTGGTCAGTAGTCGTTGGTGACTTCAGCAGCAGCGTGTCGGAAATGATAGCAGACATCATCATCCCAGCCAGGTTGGCAGGAATTTCAATGTGCTTTTCTTGGAACAGTTCCGTGATGATCGTAGAAACACAGCCGTATGGACGAGCCGTGATCCAAAGTGGCTGTGCCGTGTTGAAGTTGGCGATCCGGTGGTGATCAACCAAGTGCGTAACCGTAACTTGGTCGATGTCAGCAGCTGATTGTTGTGGTTCGTTGTGGTCAACCAGCATTACCTTGTCAGTTTCGTTGGCAACCGTCTTAACGACCCGTGGTGCTTCCATGTTGAAGTAGTTCAAAGCGTACTTCGTTTCATCGTTTGGTTCGCCCAGGGCAACGGCTTCCGTTTCGTAGCCCAGTTCGTTTTCAAAGTATGAAAATGCCATTGCGGCCGTAATGGCGTCAGTATCTGGCTTTTGATGACCAAAAACTAATTCCTTGCTCATAAAGACAACTCCTTTGATTCAATCATCACGTAAAACGTTAGCTGCAACGTTTTCGCAAATTAATTATACCCTTTTATTTTAGCACGACCAGCCCTTAAATGGGAATCTAATTTCATTTCAGGTGCATATTTATGCAGGCTATGAAATTGAGTCCGTCAGATCGAGCTGCTCGCTTGTCGCCGTTTCAGTCAGCTGGGGCTTGATGCGCAGCTTAACCGGAATGCCCTGACTTTCGGTATCAATTACAAAAGTACCGTTTGAATGGGCCGTTCCCAGATGATGATCCGTAATCAAAACATCCTGGAACATCGGCCGATCGGTAATGATCTCAACGGCTCCCTGATAGTCGGCATCATAAGGCAAAAAGTCGACCAGCTTGTGCGGCAGCTTCTTCAAACGGTGCAGCACCAGTTCGCCGCGCCTTGCCCGTGCGCCAAGCTTAATGTCGGCTACGGCCATTTCTTTAAAGGCCCCGCGCTGAGTTACCATGGCCAGATGCTGATCTTCGTCAACCAGCTGCAGGTCAACCATTCTGTCATCGTCATGCAGGTTGATGGCCCGTACCCCCGTCGTTCTAACCCCGGCAATCGGTACTTCAGCTACGTCAAAGCGAACGGCATAGCCTTCATGACTGATTGCCAGCAGCGACTGCGCGGTATCTTTTGGCTCATAATACATTACGTTAACGACTTGAGCGTCATCGCCCTTGAGCTTCATGTAGACCGTCGCCGTGCTCTTATAACGAGATCCTGGCTGATATTCCTTGAACTCAGTCTGTTTGACCTGACCATCGCTGGTTCCCATCAGCAGCGTTCCTGGCATGTCCAGCCGATCAAAAATCATTGCCTTGATAATCTCTTCACCCGCGGCCAGACCGATCGTTTGTGAAATATGCTCACCAACGTCTTTCCAGCGCACGTCAGCCAATTCATGCACCGGCCGATAGATCAGATGGCCAAGATTGGTGAACATGAACAGATGCGCCAGCGTACTGGTTTCTTGGATCAGCAGCGGATAGTCGTCTTCTCGCAAACCATCTTCTTCAACGTTGGAAGCTTTAAATGACCGCAGACTGCTGCGCTTGATATAGCCGGCTTTAGAAACTAATACGACCACGTCTTCTTTGGCGACCGTAACCTTAGTGTCGATCTCCAGTTTTTGAACCTTGCTTTGAATCTCAGTCCGGCGCGGTGTCGCAAATTCTTTTTTAATCGTCCGCATTTCTTGGCGCAGCACTTTGGCCAGCTCATTTTCATCGCTTAAGATCAGCTGGTATTCGGCAATCTGATCATTCAGACGCTTTTGCTCATCTTCAAGCGCCGTCACGTCAGTATTGGTCAGCCGGTACAGCTGCATGGTAACAATGGCTTCGGCCTGCGGATCATCAAAGCCCAGCGATTCAATCAGATTCTGTTTGGCATCAGCCCGGTTTTTAGAAGCTCGAATCGTTTTGATAACCTGATCAAGCATGCTGAGCGCCTTGATCAAGCCTTCAACGATGTGGAGCCGTTTTTGCGCCTTATTTAAATCAAAGCGCGTCCGCCGCATAATGATCTCTTTTTGGAAGCTCAGATAAGACGTTAAAATATGCTTTAAGCCTACCCGCATTGGCCGCTGATTGTCGATTGCCACCATATTGAAGTTATAGTTGATCTGCAGGTCGGTGTTTTTTAGCAGATAGTTTAAGATTCCCTCGGCATTGGCGCCGCGCTTCAGCTCAATTGCGATGCGCAGGCCGCTGCGGTCAGTCTCATCACGCGCCTCAGCGATTCCCTCAACCTTTTTGGCCAGACGCAGGTCATTGATTCGCTTGACCAGCTGGGCCTTGTTGACCTCATATGGAATCTCCGTGATATTGATCTGCTGCCGACCGCCACGCAGCGTCTCGATACTGGTCTTGGCCCGTACGACAATGCGTCCCCGACCAGTTTCATAAGCTTTTTTGATTCCTTCCTTGCCTTGAATGATCCCGCCAGTTGGGAAATCAGGACCAGGCACGAATTCCATCAGTTTGTCCAGACTGACTGTGGGATGACCAAGCAGGTAGATCAGTGCATCGATCAGCTCGCCCAGATTATGCGTCGGAATTTCCGTAGCATAACCAGCCGAGATCCCGGTCGCGCCGTTAACCAAAAGATTGGGAATGCGGGCTGGCAAGACAGTCGGCTCTTTTTCGGTATCGTCAAAGTTCAGCGTCATATCAACCGTATCTTTGTCGATATCCTTAAGCATCAAGCCGGCAATCTTGCTTAAACGAGCTTCGGTATAACGCATGGCAGCCGGTGGATCACCATCCATCGACCCGTTGTTGCCGTGCATTTCAATCAATGGGTCACGCAGCTTCCAATCCTGACTCATCCGGACCAGCGCCTCATAAATGGAACTGTCGCCGTGCGGGTGGAAGTTACCCATTACGTTACCGACTGACTTGGCTGACTTGCGAAAGCCCTTATCATAGGTATTGCCATCCTTGTTCATGGCAAACAGAATCCGGCGCTGAACCGGCTTGAGGCCATCGCGAATATCCGGCAGGGCCCGTTCTTGAATAATGGACTTGGAATACCGGCCGAAGCGATCGCCCATCAAGTCTTCCAAAGTCATATTTTCGATTTTTGGTTCACTCATTGACTTTCACCTCTTACTTTTGATTCCAGGTATTGATCGTAGGCGTTTTGGCCTTTTGACCGCGATTTTCCATCAGCTGATCAGACTCTTCGTCATCGCTCAGCGTAAATTGCACGTTTTCTTCAATCCATTTCCGACGTGGTGCAACCTTATCGCCCATCAAGGTAGTGACGCGCTTTTCAGCCAGCTCGGCATCTTCTATCCGCACTCGAATCAGCGTCCGTGTGTCAGGATTCATCGTGGTTTCCCAAAGCTGATCGGCATTCATTTCACCAAGCCCCTTGAAACGCTGCAGCTGAGCTCCGCGAATCTTTTTGGTCATCTGCGTCAGCTGATCGTTGGTCCAGGCATACTGAATCTTGGTTTTGGCTCCTTTGCCAGACTGGATGCGATACAGCGGCGGCAAGGCAATGTAGACCTTACCGGCTTCGATCATTGGCCGCATGTACTTGTAGAAGAACGTCAGCAGCAGAATCTGGATGTGGGCCCCATCGTCGTCGGCATCAGTCATGATGATGATCTTGTCGTAGTTGGAGTCCGCGACGTTGAACTCGCTGCCGACCCCCGCGCCAACCGTATAGATGATCGTATTAAGCTCTTCGTTTTTCAAGACGTCATCCAGCTTGGCCTTTTCTGTATTGAGAACCTTACCACGCAATGGCAGGATCGCCTGAAACTTCCGATCGCGTCCCTGCTTGGCACTCCCACCGGCTGAATCACCCTCAACCAAGAACAGCTCATTTTTAGCGGCATCTTTTGACTGGGCCGGCGTCAGCTTGCCGGACAGATTGCGTTCTTTACGGCCTTTGCGCTTGGAGCCGCGTGATTCGTCACGAGCCTTGCGCGCGGCTTCTCTTGCCTGGCGAGCCTTGAGTGCTTTTCTGATCAGCTGCTGAGCTTCATCGCCATTTTCCAGCAGCATGTAGCTTAGCTGATCGCTGACGATTGAGTCCACGATCTTACGGGCTTCTGGCGTCCCCAGCTTGTCTTTAGTCTGGCCCTCAAACTGCAGGATGCGTTCCGGAATTCGTACTGAGACGACTGCCGTCAAGCCTTCGCGAACGTCAGACCCTTCCAGATTCTTGTCGCGTTCCTTGAGCAGACCGACTTTTCTGGCGTAGTCATTGAAGGTTTTGGTCCAGGCATTGCGAAAACCGGCTTCATGCGTTCCCCCATCTGGAGTGCGCACGTTGTTGACAAAGCTCAAGACGTTTTCTGAATAGCCATCGTTATACTGAGCCGCAACCTCAACCTCAACGCCATCCTGCTTACCGTCAAAGTACATGATCTGACCCAGTGTATCCTTGTCCTCATTGAGGTAGCCGACAAAGTCCTTGATGCCATTTTCAAACTGGAATACCTCTTCTTTTTCCTGACCAGCGCGCTTATCAGTCAGCGTAATCTTTAGGCCCTTTAGCAGGAATGCCGATTCACGCAGCCGTCTTGCCAAAGTATCGTAGTTGTAGACCGTCGTAGAAAAGATTTTTGGATCCGGCTTAAAGGTAACCGTCGTTCCGGAACCCGCACGCGTATTGCCTAATTTTTTGAGCGTGCCGACCGGATTGCCGCCATTGACGAATTTTTCTTGATAGCGAACGTGATCGCGCACGATCGTCAGTGTTAGTTTGGTTGAAAGAGCATTCACGACTGAGGCCCCAACCCCATGCAGCCCACCGGAAGTCTTGTAGCCATCGTCTTGACCAAACTTCCCCCCGGCATGCAGCACGGTCATGATGACTTCTGGCGTCGGTTTGCCAGAAGCATGCATTCCAACTGGCATCCCACGACCATGATCCTGAACCGTGATTGAATTGTCGGGTTCGATCGTCACGTTGATTTCATCACCAAAGCCAGACAAAGCCTCATCGACCGCGTTGTCAACGATTTCATATACCAAATGGTGCAGGCCATAGGTATCCGTTGAACCAATATACATCCCAGGCCGTTTGCGCACCGCCTCCAGCCCCTTAAGGATTTTAATGGAGGATGCATCATATTGATATTCTTGTTCTGCCAACGAAAGGCCCTCCTCATAATTTTTTAGTAACGTTTTTTAATATAACTGATTTGACAAAATTTAGCAAAGAAATTTTGCAAACATTTGTGCCCCATTATTTTAGCATATCAAACAAAAGTTGCCGATGCCACTCAATGTGCTATTATAACAATTATGCAATTATTATCGAGGGAGTTTTGAATGATTTATGATTTTTAAAATCTGTTTAATGGCAGTCATTGCCTACCTTTTGGGCTCGATTCCCTGGGGACTTTGGATCGGCCAGGTATTCTACCACAAGGATATTCGTCAGCTGGGCAGCGGTAATATCGGCACGACCAATACCCTGCGCGTTTTGGGACCTAAAGCAGGCGTAACCGTATTGTTTCTTGATATGTTCAAGGGGACGCTGGCAGCCTGTCAGCCATATTTCTTTCACTGCAGCCAGACCGTCAGTCCGCTTTTGATTGGCTTATTTGCCGTTTTGGGCCATACCTGCTCGATTTTTGATCACTTTCATGGCGGCAAGGCCGTTGCCACCAGTGCCGGGATCTTGCTGGCATATAACCCGCTGCTCTTTTTGGTTGCCTGGGCCATCTATCTGACGGTATTATTGTTGACCAGCATGGCTAGTGCGGCTGGCATGGTTGGCATTACCGCGATTTTCATCATTGCCTTATGCATTCACGACTGGATCTTGGCAGCCATTGCCGGGTTCTTGACGGTGGTAATCATCTGGCTGCACCGTGCCAACATCAAGCGCATCTTCAATGGTACCGAATCGCTGGTTCATTTTGGATTGGGCTATCGGCGGCAGCAAAAACGAAAGCAAAAATAATTAAGCTGATGATCGCATCACTTGGCATTAAAGACCGAGCTGAATGCGATTTTTATTTTGCTGATAAATTTAGGCAACCGATTTCCTAAACCCTCTTGCAAAAAGAATTGAAAGCGCTTATAATCTGGTGTAACGATTTCCTAAAGTTGAATTTAAACATCGAGGTGCTTTTTATGAGTTCATTTAATCAACAAAGTTTTCAGCTTAATGGCAAGGTAGCATTGATCACTGGCGGTGCCAGCGGTCTGGGTCAAAACTATTCAAAGGCGCTGTCGCTTTACGGCGCGGATATTTTTGTCGTTTCCAACTCGCAGCGCGGCTGGGAAGAAACTCGTCAAGCAGTCGAAGGCAATGGACAAAAGATCGGCTTTCTGCAGTGCGACATCACTGAACCGGACTGTGCCGATGAAATCATCGCGCAATGCGTTAAGGAAATGGGTGGTCTGGATATTTTGGTCAACAATGCCGGCATTCAGATCCGCAATGACGTCTTAGCGTTCAAGGATGAAGACTGGGACAAGGTGATCAATTTGAATCTCAACGCGCTCTACCACATGTCACAGGCCGCAGCTAAGTATATGGCTAAGCAAAAGCACGGCAAGATCATCAACATTGGCTCAATGCAATCCTACCGTGCCGGCAAGTTCATCTTCCCCTACACGGCAGCCAAACATGGCGTGTTAGGTCTGACCAAAGCCTACGCTGATGCCCTTTCCAAATACAACATTCAAGTCAACGGTCTGGCACCGGGCTACATTTTAACGGATATGACGAAGGCGCTGGCCGAGGATCCGGTTCGGGGGCCTGAGATCAAAGAACACATTCCATCCGGTGAATGGGGCCGTCCTGAACAATTGATGGGGCCAATGGTATTTTTAGCCAGTCCAGCATCTGATTACGTAACTGGTGTAATGCTGCCGGTTGATGGCGGCTACCTGCTGCGCTGATCAAATTCAACTGAAATCAAAAAGACGTGGTGATCACCACGTCTTTTTTGATTCATTAGAACGGCTGAATGGCAAACGCATAGTCCTCATGCTTGCCAGGCGCCAGTCGACTCATCACCTGTTTGTCTTCAAGTCTGCCGTCACTGTGAATACTGTCGGCAATCCCCCACCACGGCTCAACGCACACCAGGTTGGCCTGGGCTGGATATGGCGACCAGACGCCAACAAATGGTGCACCGTTAACCTGAACGTGAACCCCGTGATTAGTCTGCGGTTCCGTCAGCGTCGCCGTAAATGGCATGCCCTTGGTTGCAAAGATCAAGGCATCCTCATCGAACAGCTCATGATCCAGTGTGATGGGCTGCTGCATGTGCAGAACCGCTGGATGTTCCAGATCATTAAATGGACCAGGTGCCACCAATTTAACCTGTTGATAGTCAATTGCCGGCGAAACACTGAACTGAGTCGTTTCAAAACTGCCCTGTTCATCAACCGGTACGTTAAAACCAGGGTGCGCACCCAAAGCATAGATCAACGTCTGGTCATTGCTTGGGTTTTCAACACGATAGCTGACCAGCAGGCGATCCTCATCCAGCTGATAGGCAATCGTCAACACAAAAGCAAATGGGAAGGCTGCCCGTGTTTTTTCATCATCGCGTAGCTCAAAAACTACCCGCTCACTGCTCTGTTCCACGACCTGAAACTCCCGATCGCGGGCAAAACCGTGCTGCGTCTGATGATAGACCTTGCCTTGATATTCGTATTGATCATCCTTGAGTCGGCCGACAAACGGAAACAGGACGGGTGCCTGCCGTTTCCAAGACTTTGGGTCACCCTGCCACAAATATTCTATTCCCTCTGCATTCCGCTTAATGCTGTGCATCTGGGCGCCTAGTGGATCAATCTGTACCGTCAGCTGCTCGTTTTCAATCTGAATCATCTCTCGTCATCCTTTCAAACTCTCAATGGACAATGGTATATGCCAAAAGCCCTCTAATCTGCACAATAACAGATTGAGAGGGCTTTCGCAAGTCTATCTTTTAATTTTGGACTGATTCTTCGTAGTCGCCATTAGGACAAACGATCTGCTTGCCCTTCTTAACCTTCTTTTCAATCAAGAAATGACCGTCTTTAGGACAATTGCGGCCAATTGGCTTGTCCCATGAAACAAAATCACATTCAGGGTAGCGCGAGCAGCCATAAAAGACGCGATTCTTCTTGGACTTGCGCTCAACCACGCTCCCTTGCCCACACTTAGGACAGGTTACGCCGATATCCTTAACGATTGCCTTGGTGTTGCGGCAGTTCGGGAAGCGCGAGCAGGCATGAAACTTGCCATAGCGGCCCATCTTAACGACCATTGGCGCCCCACAGATCTCACAATTGCTGCCGGCAAGTTCATCATGCATCTCGATTTTGGCAACCTGTTCCTCAGCAGCCTGGACTTCTTTAGAAAATGGCTGGTAGAACTTGTCAACGACCTTAACCCAGTTTTCCTTGCCTTCTTCGATCCGGTCCAAGTCGTCTTCAACTTCGGCCGTAAACTTGACATTGACGATTTCTGGGAACTGCTTGACGATGATCTGGTTGACGATCTCACCCAGCTCGGTTGGCTCAAAGTGGCGCGATACCAAACGAACATAGTAGCGGCGCTGAATCGTGTCCAGCGTTGGCGCATAGGTGGAAGGCCGGCCGACCCCGTTTTCTTCCAGCGTCTTGATCAAGGCAGCTTCTGTATAGCGAGCAGGCGGCTGCGTGAAGTGCTGTGCCGGGTCGTCACTGATCATTTGGACCTGGTCGCCTTGATTTAGATCCGGCAAAACATTGTCTTTTTCCTGACCACGCTTGTAAACCTTGGTAAAGCCATCAAATTTGACCTTGGACCCGTTGGCATGAAAGTCGACCCCGTTTTGGCTCAAGGAAACGGCCATCGTATCAACAATCTGCGGCGTCATCTGACTGGCCACGAATCGGCTCCAGATCAGGCTGTAGAGCTTATATTGATCAGCCGTCAGATACTGTTTCATCTCTGCGGGCGTACGGTTGACCGATGTTGGCCGGATCGCTTCGTGCGCGTCTTGGGCCCCTTCCGGCAGCTTGCCCTTGACTGGCTTGATTGCGGCATACTGCTCACCATAGTTTTCATGAATAAACTGAGAAGCTTCCTGTTTGGCAATTGAGGCAATCCGCGTAGAGTCGGTACGCATATAGGTGATCAGACCGACCGCGCTGCCATGCCCAAGCGTAATCCCTTCATACAGCTGTTGGGCGGCCATCATCGTCTTGCGCGTTCGGAAGTTCAGACGACGGTTGGCATCCTGCTGCAT
This region includes:
- the topA gene encoding type I DNA topoisomerase, giving the protein MATKTVKSTAKTTSAKTKTAKPAAKTTKKTTAKRPKTKKKLVIVESPSKAKTIGKYLGRTYKVVASLGHVRDLPKSRMGVDIENDYQPDYISIRGKGDVIKELRKDAKQAKAVYLASDPDREGEAIAWHVANLLKLDTKDKNRVTFNEITKDAVKEAFKEPREINMDLVDAQQARRVLDRLVGYSISPILWKKVKKGLSAGRVQSVALNLIIQREQAIRDFKPEEYWTIDGQFKKGRDEFAASFYGENGKKAALPNNEAVQKVLAKIDRKAPFTIDDVTRKERKRMPQPPYTTSTMQQDANRRLNFRTRKTMMAAQQLYEGITLGHGSAVGLITYMRTDSTRIASIAKQEASQFIHENYGEQYAAIKPVKGKLPEGAQDAHEAIRPTSVNRTPAEMKQYLTADQYKLYSLIWSRFVASQMTPQIVDTMAVSLSQNGVDFHANGSKVKFDGFTKVYKRGQEKDNVLPDLNQGDQVQMISDDPAQHFTQPPARYTEAALIKTLEENGVGRPSTYAPTLDTIQRRYYVRLVSRHFEPTELGEIVNQIIVKQFPEIVNVKFTAEVEDDLDRIEEGKENWVKVVDKFYQPFSKEVQAAEEQVAKIEMHDELAGSNCEICGAPMVVKMGRYGKFHACSRFPNCRNTKAIVKDIGVTCPKCGQGSVVERKSKKNRVFYGCSRYPECDFVSWDKPIGRNCPKDGHFLIEKKVKKGKQIVCPNGDYEESVQN